The following proteins are encoded in a genomic region of Kosakonia oryzae:
- a CDS encoding SrfA family protein has protein sequence MAKTLLRSGDLDDFQAVGGGGQAVFDSALQIREALRLRKQQALVDCLAIPQVNDEGDRVDWYSPIDGRSVSWKAADEEARSRAREHLENILDSAYALSRKCLQSQKTAQQLFGSLLEKALQFPGENHVFLVDGKPVITFWGFVNLNESARENVLDCLREPEPEVPEITLLPEPEPKEEPAVEVTFSQADAPLLSPQPEIKLQPEPVEAPPVQAAPTPEPAPVAATPAKKRRRYGLWALPVAAAVAAAIATPLLLKQQEVPAPAPVNAKAEPIEIAPPAMQAAPIPALTAKLPLHQAEVSAPAETVAEKPAAKEPVVISAIPKGALVMDAVEVKIGSTKFLNGNWRVDLDVKDPVTGKAPAVRYQIQNNKGSARIVHGKNITCRADLFSGLHETGELLIKSRGNARCSDGTRYPMPDISCKAGSNDVAECSARFDAKTTVPVTFRKTGD, from the coding sequence GTGGCAAAAACTCTCTTACGCAGCGGCGATCTGGATGATTTCCAGGCCGTGGGCGGCGGCGGTCAGGCCGTATTTGATTCGGCATTACAAATTCGTGAAGCACTGCGTCTGCGTAAACAGCAGGCGCTGGTTGACTGTCTGGCAATACCCCAGGTTAATGATGAAGGCGATCGTGTCGACTGGTATTCCCCCATCGACGGTCGTTCTGTTTCGTGGAAAGCCGCCGATGAAGAGGCGCGAAGCCGCGCCCGCGAGCATCTCGAAAATATCCTCGACAGCGCTTATGCCCTGAGCCGCAAATGCCTGCAATCGCAGAAAACAGCGCAGCAACTGTTTGGCTCACTGCTGGAAAAAGCGCTGCAATTTCCCGGTGAAAACCACGTTTTCCTCGTCGATGGCAAACCGGTCATCACCTTCTGGGGGTTCGTCAACCTCAATGAAAGCGCGCGTGAAAATGTGCTCGACTGTCTGCGCGAACCGGAACCCGAAGTACCGGAAATCACCCTGTTGCCGGAACCGGAGCCAAAAGAAGAGCCTGCCGTTGAAGTCACTTTCAGCCAGGCGGATGCGCCGCTGTTAAGCCCGCAGCCGGAAATCAAATTGCAGCCTGAACCGGTTGAAGCGCCGCCTGTGCAGGCCGCGCCGACGCCAGAACCCGCGCCGGTTGCCGCGACGCCTGCGAAAAAACGCCGTCGCTACGGTCTGTGGGCGCTGCCGGTTGCAGCCGCCGTTGCGGCGGCGATTGCCACCCCGCTGCTGCTGAAGCAACAAGAAGTTCCGGCGCCCGCGCCGGTGAATGCAAAAGCTGAACCGATCGAGATTGCGCCGCCCGCCATGCAGGCCGCGCCAATTCCTGCGCTGACGGCGAAGCTGCCGCTGCACCAGGCGGAAGTCTCGGCCCCTGCTGAAACCGTAGCCGAGAAACCGGCAGCGAAAGAGCCGGTGGTGATTTCCGCCATCCCGAAAGGCGCGCTGGTGATGGATGCTGTCGAAGTGAAAATCGGTTCAACCAAATTCCTTAACGGTAACTGGCGCGTTGATCTGGATGTCAAAGATCCCGTGACCGGCAAAGCGCCAGCGGTGCGTTATCAAATCCAGAACAACAAAGGGTCGGCGCGCATTGTTCACGGTAAGAACATTACCTGCCGCGCAGATCTCTTCTCTGGCCTGCACGAAACCGGCGAACTGCTGATTAAAAGTCGCGGTAACGCGCGGTGCAGCGACGGTACCCGTTACCCGATGCCGGACATTTCCTGTAAAGCAGGCAGCAACGACGTAGCCGAGTGCAGCGCACGTTTTGACGCCAAAACCACCGTTCCGGTGACGTTCAGAAAAACAGGTGACTGA
- a CDS encoding ABC transporter substrate-binding protein, with the protein MSTGKTLLALALSTLLPASAAWAASNDTIIYCSEASPESFNPQIASSGPTFVASSQVLYNRLVTFDPVKNTPIPSLATEWKVSEDGKTWTFTLRQGVKFNSNKYFKPTRDFNADDVIFSVMRQMDAKHPYHNVSQGNYEYFTDVGLDKLIKEVKKVDDYHVQFVLNEPNAAFLADWGMDFASILSAEYADAMLKKGTPENVDNWPIGTGPYVLQQYKTDAQIRYLANPNYWEGPVPTKHLIFSITPDVQTRLAKLQTNECQIIPAPSPVQFDQIKNNKDLTLHTIDALNVGYLAFNTEKKPFDNVLVRQALNYATDKQAIVNAVFLGSGSVAKSPLPPNMLGYNKNLKDYNYDPEKAKALLKQAGLEKGFEATLWSMPVQRPYNPNSRRIAEMIQSDWAKVGVKAKIVSFEWGEYLAGMRKGEHDTALFGWMSDNGDPDNFADTLLGCNSIKNGANAARWCDKGYDALVQKAKVVSDPAARAKLYVQAQDIFYQQAPWIALANGKTFYATRSNVTGYQVSLMGSDFSKAKLN; encoded by the coding sequence ATGTCTACAGGGAAAACGCTGCTCGCCCTCGCGCTGAGCACACTGTTACCGGCAAGTGCTGCATGGGCCGCATCTAACGACACCATCATCTACTGCTCCGAAGCGTCGCCTGAATCCTTTAACCCGCAAATTGCCAGTTCCGGGCCAACTTTTGTTGCCAGCTCGCAGGTGCTTTATAACCGCCTGGTCACCTTTGATCCGGTGAAAAATACCCCGATTCCGTCGCTGGCGACGGAGTGGAAAGTGTCGGAAGATGGCAAAACCTGGACGTTTACGCTGCGCCAGGGGGTGAAATTCAACAGCAATAAATATTTTAAACCGACGCGTGATTTCAACGCCGATGACGTGATTTTCTCCGTCATGCGGCAGATGGACGCGAAACATCCGTATCACAATGTTTCGCAGGGTAATTACGAATATTTCACCGATGTCGGCCTTGATAAGCTGATTAAAGAGGTGAAAAAGGTGGACGACTACCACGTCCAGTTTGTGCTGAACGAACCGAACGCCGCATTTCTTGCCGACTGGGGGATGGATTTCGCCTCTATTCTCTCTGCGGAATACGCCGATGCGATGCTGAAAAAAGGCACGCCGGAAAACGTCGACAACTGGCCAATCGGTACTGGCCCCTATGTGTTGCAGCAATACAAAACCGATGCGCAAATCCGCTATCTTGCCAACCCGAACTACTGGGAAGGCCCGGTGCCGACCAAACACCTGATCTTCTCTATCACCCCGGATGTGCAGACGCGGCTGGCGAAACTGCAAACCAACGAGTGCCAGATCATTCCGGCACCGTCACCGGTGCAGTTCGATCAGATCAAAAATAACAAAGATTTGACGCTGCATACCATTGATGCGCTGAACGTCGGTTATCTGGCGTTTAACACCGAGAAAAAACCGTTTGATAACGTACTGGTGCGTCAGGCGCTGAACTATGCCACCGATAAGCAGGCGATCGTTAACGCCGTGTTCCTTGGCTCCGGCAGCGTGGCGAAATCGCCGCTGCCGCCCAATATGCTGGGCTATAACAAAAATCTGAAGGATTACAACTACGATCCGGAAAAAGCCAAAGCGCTGCTGAAACAGGCAGGCCTGGAGAAAGGCTTTGAAGCCACACTGTGGTCAATGCCGGTACAACGTCCGTATAACCCGAACTCGCGCCGTATCGCTGAGATGATCCAGAGCGACTGGGCGAAAGTGGGCGTGAAAGCGAAGATTGTCTCTTTCGAGTGGGGTGAGTATCTGGCCGGAATGCGTAAAGGCGAGCACGATACGGCACTGTTCGGCTGGATGTCGGATAATGGCGACCCGGATAACTTCGCCGATACGCTGCTGGGCTGCAACAGCATCAAAAACGGCGCCAACGCCGCGCGCTGGTGCGATAAAGGCTATGATGCGCTGGTGCAGAAAGCCAAAGTAGTCAGCGATCCGGCGGCCCGCGCCAAACTCTACGTACAGGCGCAGGATATCTTCTACCAGCAGGCGCCGTGGATTGCGCTGGCGAACGGCAAAACCTTCTACGCCACGCGCAGCAATGTGACCGGTTACCAGGTCAGCCTGATGGGCAGTGATTTCTCGAAAGCGAAATTGAATTAA
- a CDS encoding YdcY family protein: protein MSHLDEVVARVDAAIEQSVISGMNELLVELSDDAALSREERYAQQQRLRTAIAHHGRQHKEDMEARRDQLTKGGTIL, encoded by the coding sequence ATGTCACATCTGGATGAGGTTGTCGCGCGCGTTGATGCGGCCATTGAACAGAGCGTTATTAGCGGTATGAACGAATTACTGGTTGAACTCAGCGATGACGCCGCGCTAAGCCGGGAAGAGCGCTACGCGCAGCAGCAGCGCCTGCGAACGGCGATTGCGCATCACGGCCGCCAGCATAAAGAAGATATGGAAGCGCGCCGTGACCAGCTCACCAAAGGTGGCACCATCCTGTAA
- a CDS encoding DMT family transporter: protein MNQSLTLTFLIAAGIGLVVQNTLMVRITQSASTILIAMLLNSLVGIVLFVSILLFKHGMSGFQELYASVKWWTLIPGLLGSFFVFASISGYQYVGAATTIAVLVASQLIGGLVMDVVRSQGIAPRALIGPVCGAVLLVIGAWLVARRQF from the coding sequence ATGAACCAGTCGCTGACCCTCACCTTTCTGATCGCCGCCGGAATTGGCCTGGTGGTGCAAAACACGCTGATGGTGCGCATTACACAGTCGGCCTCGACGATCCTTATCGCTATGCTGCTCAACTCGCTGGTGGGGATCGTGCTGTTTGTCTCGATTTTGCTGTTCAAGCACGGGATGAGCGGGTTTCAGGAACTGTACGCCAGCGTGAAGTGGTGGACATTAATTCCCGGTCTGCTGGGTTCATTTTTTGTCTTTGCCAGTATCAGCGGTTATCAGTACGTTGGCGCGGCAACGACCATTGCGGTTCTGGTGGCAAGCCAGTTGATTGGCGGGCTGGTGATGGATGTGGTGAGGAGTCAGGGGATCGCGCCGCGGGCACTGATTGGCCCGGTGTGCGGCGCGGTACTGCTGGTGATTGGCGCCTGGTTGGTAGCCAGACGCCAGTTCTAA
- a CDS encoding GNAT family N-acetyltransferase, with amino-acid sequence MNIRFAGKEDCAAIAEIYNHAVVNTAAIWNDQTVDVGNRVAWFEARAKLGYPVLVSEENGVVTGYASFGDWRAFDGFRHTVEHSVYVHPEYQGKGLGLALMKRLIEEAKRIGKHVMVAGIESQNHGSIHLHSKLGFVTTGEMPQVGTKFGRWLDLTFMQLQLDNRTDPDAI; translated from the coding sequence ATGAATATTCGTTTTGCCGGGAAAGAAGATTGTGCCGCCATCGCGGAGATCTACAACCATGCAGTGGTGAACACCGCCGCCATCTGGAACGATCAAACGGTCGATGTCGGGAACCGCGTTGCGTGGTTTGAAGCGCGCGCCAAACTGGGTTATCCGGTGCTGGTCAGTGAAGAAAATGGCGTGGTCACTGGCTACGCGTCGTTCGGTGACTGGCGCGCTTTTGATGGTTTTCGCCACACCGTCGAGCATTCGGTATATGTGCACCCGGAATATCAGGGTAAAGGGCTTGGGCTGGCGCTGATGAAACGCCTGATTGAAGAAGCGAAACGTATTGGCAAACATGTGATGGTGGCGGGGATTGAGTCGCAAAACCACGGCTCTATTCATCTGCACAGTAAACTGGGTTTTGTCACCACCGGGGAAATGCCGCAGGTCGGCACCAAATTTGGCCGCTGGCTCGATTTAACCTTTATGCAACTGCAGCTCGATAACCGTACCGATCCGGATGCTATCTAA